From Equus przewalskii isolate Varuska chromosome 2, EquPr2, whole genome shotgun sequence:
CCGCAGCCGGGACCGGCGCCCTCAAAGGGCAGAGGCGGAGCAGGCGGCGCCGAGCTCAGGGCCTCGGgcaggggcggcggcggcggcggcggcggcggcaggtcCCTGGACGCCTTGGGGTCCGCGGCGCAGCCGTTGTGCACATGGTTCCCGGGGAGCAGCGCCGCCTGCGGGGGAGCGGAGGGGCCAGCGAGTGAGAAGCGGGCGGCCCCGCCGGGTCCCGGGCGGCCGGCGGGCGCGGGCTGGCGGGCACGCACCTCCTCGCTGTGCGCCATGCCCGGGCGTGCGGCCGGCGGCTCCCCGGGACAGCGGCCCAGCTGGCGGTAGTAGTCCCCCGTGCTGGGCTGCTTGCTGAAGGCGCGGGGCTTGCGGCTGGAGTCCTGCCTCCGCAGCCCGTTGTGGCCGTCGCGGGAGCTCAGCTGTGGGAAAACGGCGGCGAAGTGGGCTTCAGGCACTTGGCCCTTatgcctcccccgcccccggcccccgcccgctCTTCACCTTCTCGGGGCTCGCGGCCAGCGGCCGTCGCAGGCTGCAACCAACCCCGTTCCCAGACCCTCCTGTTCTCAGAACGGGGATAGGGGAAGGGTTATGGGGGCCTCGGTAAAAGGGCAGGCTCGGTCGACTCTACAGTGAGGGGTTCTGGGCGCACGCCAAGGGGCACAAGGGCTCCCAGTGAGGCTAGAAGGGGCGGGCCCAGGGGCGGGGTGGAGCCGGAGAAGGGGCAGCTCCCAGCTTCGCCAGCGCTAAGGCCTCAGCCGCACCCCACCGCCGGCTGCCAGACCGTCCCGCGCGTCCCCGAGGCTCCCCCGAACCCTCTCTTGCGGGAGTCCTGGCCCCGAGGGCGCCCTCTCGAGAACTCAAGTCCTGTTAGGCTCTTGCTTGCCCAGGGCTCTCAGCCGCCCGCCccggggctggggctgctccTACCTGCGCCTGTGCCGGTGGCCCCCCGCTGTGCACCTGGCGGTGGGGGCGGCATGGACCGGACACCTGCGCTATCTGATCCTTCCTCTCAGGTTACAGCCCAGCCCGTGCCCGCCCGCGCCTATGAGCTCTGTCGGCCTGACATCACCCAGGACCCGCCAATCCCGAGCGGAACCCCCCCAGCAGTAGGGGACGCCACCGAGCCGCCAACTGCTGTGCCACACCCGGCCTTGCCGCGCCTGCCCCTCGGGCAAGATGtggccccgccccctgcgccTCTCTCCCTCGCTAGGCGCTGGGCACCCGGGGCTTCATCCCCCTACTCATCTCCTCCATACGCGGGAGACAGAATGCGGTCTTGACCGCAGGCAGTGGAGCCCCCGATATTTGGCCCCCCTGGGTTCCAGGTCAcgcccctgcccttcccctcccgCATCTGGAAACCATCGCCATCCTCGTAAACCGACACCCGCGCCCAAGCCTCGAGTTTCAGGGGCGGCAAGGCGGGCTCGGGTGACAGCACAGCAGCCCGCTCTTTCGCAGATGCCCCCTGCTAAGCCCAGCCTGAGAAGGAGGATGTGAGCCAGCAGGGCCAAAGGCCGAGTCTCCAGGTGGGGGGCTGTCCTTCGTCTCACCCCCCAGCCCGTGTGTCCCCGCGGTGGCCCCGGACCCTCCACGCTCCACCCGACCTGGCTCACGTTTCAGGAAACGGGACACCGAAGGATTTGTTTTCTGGGCCAGCCCGCCCCTCCGCGCCCCCTGCAGCTCCGAGGCGTGGAAGCCACGAACCTGCTCCCGCCCACAGTCAGGCAAAGCTCCGACCCGGCGGAGGGCACTGCGGGCACACAAAGGGCCCTTTGTGGAGCACCCGGTGCCTGCAGACCGACACGCACACACCCAGGAGGGGCATGGGGGCAGCACAGGCCTGATGCTAtggctcaggggaggggagggggtgcaggCCCGGCCACCTGTCCTGCGGCTTTGGGCAGGGCCCACACATCTGGCTGGGGAAGTCCGCTGGCCCTAGGTCCCCTGCAGGCCTCTCCTGAGCCTCCTCCATCTGGTGGAGATGAAAGGGGAACCCGACTGAGAGCTTGGTCTGAGGTGGCATGAAGAGGGGGCAGGTGGAGTCTCTGTGGATGCTATGGCCCTCCCCTTCCCTGCTCGGTGGCCTTGTGACCTCAGTCACCTGTGCGAATTGGTTATTCAGTTTGGCCCTGGAGTGGCTTGCCTTGGACTGGAGGGAGAACTACAAGGTCAGGCCTCCCACAGGACCCTCAGGGGCCTCCACCCCACACTCGGTCACCTGAGGGCTCAGGCTGCATGCATGCCCACCTGCCACAGGCCAGCCTTGCTTTGTCCTTTTGGCCAGTACCACAGGACCTCCTCTGGGTCTCCCTGCCCAGGACTCTCAGAGCTGTCCAGACCAGCCGtttgcccctccccctgccccagagcTCAGCCAGGATCCTACAGGCCCTGACACCCTGGGCACCTGGCACTCAACGTGCCCACACCAGATTCATCCCTTTCTCACAAGCTTGCTTCTCCCAGAGGATCCCATCTCAGGACTGGCCCTTCTACCCACTTGGGAGCTCAAGCCCCAAACTGGGGAGCCAGCCACCAGTTaccgcagccccagcccccaagCCAATGGGTGCTGAGTCTTGCTAGTGCCCTCTCACCTtgcctccaccctcctcctggccctcacATGCACAGCCATGCCATCCGCATCTCCTACTGGAAGACACCCCCCTGGGAGCTATTCTCCGCCTAAGCCCGGGGCTGTGGGCATGTGTATGTCTGTGGAGAGGCAGTTTGCACATATTCTCTGCCAACTCCACGACCACCCTGACACTCTGTGTAAGGAGGGGGAGGACCCAGCTCCCTGAGAGGCACGCTGTCTGGGTATATGTTCCttcacccctcccctgcccccagctccccaaAGGGTGGTGGCTTTGTCTTACTCATCTCCCTGTTCCCAgtgcccagccctgagcccccataGGGCTGGGCAGGAGCTTGAACAGACCATTGGCCTCCACTGCTCTCCATCAGCCTAGTCCCGGTGCTGGGAGGCCAGCAGGTGGCTAAGGGTTCACTACCTCCTTCTTGAAGGGCTCAGTCCCCACGTGGCGGAGTTTGTTCTTGGTCTGCATGTAGATGTCAGCTGCCTGTAGCCCCACAGGGGGCTTGGGAGCTGGGTAgcctggtggaggtgggggcagttgggtgcctgggggtgggggtggcggagggaagctgggtggtggtggtgtgctTCTCTCCATCTTGTCACGGGGCAGGCCCAGCTCCGGGCTCAGCATGTCCATGTAGCTCTGTATATCTGCAGCCCTTGCACTGGGAAGCCCTGGGGATGGAAGGAAGGCTGGGTTTGGGAGTTTGCAAGAGAGGCTGTCCCCCAGGACCGAGACCTCCACTGCCTGGAAACAACTCACCAGAGGGCCAGGGGGGCTCAGGGCCACAGCTTGGTATGGCCCCACTGTGGGCCCGGGCCCTGCACTTGTTGGGGAAAGACAATGTGCTCAGGTTTAGAGGGGAGGCACCAGAGGGCGTGCCTGTGGAGCAGGGCCATGTGGAGAGCAGAAGGGCCACCCCTCAGGGCAGATCTGGCAGGGCAAGGTGGCAGGAGTATGGATGACCACACCCAGTCTTTGCAGGGCCCCCTGCCATCTCTGCAGGCCATCACCTGGTGGCATGAAGCAGGCATGGCAGGTGGACAGACACCCATGCTCAAGGCATGGTCAGAGTGTGTGTAGACACCTGCTTGGCTTCTGCCTGAGCATTTGTGCATTCATGTAtatttgtgagtgtgtgcacatgcttCTTTGTATTTGTGAATGTGCGTGCATTGGTCTGTGGgcatcatgtgtgtgtgtttgtgtctgtgtgtatgtctgAGTATGGAAATAGAAGgttatgtgtctgtgtgtagtgCAGGTGTGTGCTTGTATCTGTGCGGCTCCGTACGTGTGGCTGTGCCTTCATATCTGTGTATTGTGTGTACACAGGTACAGTTGTGCActcttttttttggagaaagattagccctgagctgacatctgttgccagtcttcctctattttgtatgtgggatgctgccacagcacggcttgacaagtggtgtagatctgcacctgggatctgaactcatgaacccaggccgccgaagcagagcgcatggagctttaaccactgggccatggggccagcccccaagtgtGCACTCTTGAGTGTGGGTGGGCGGGTGTGAGGTCTAGGGAAcattttgtgcatgtgtgagtgagGATATGGAATTGTGTGTTGGGTGCAGGGGGGTTTTGTCTGAGGGAGAGTATGTGTGAAAGTACAGGTATGCCTGTGATGGGCACACACAAGTATGCATGTCACCTGTCTCTCACCAGAACCAGTGTCCCCTCCTGGTGACCTGGGTAGCCTCCATCATTAGCTGTGGGTGGAGTGGGCCCCGGGCCAGCCCTCAGGGTCTAGTGGTCTGGCTCCtgtctgctctccctcctccctcttctgacCCACTCACCACGCAGGGGGCGGCGCTGGCCCTTCATGCTGGAgtggctggaggagcaggagtCATAGTTGGAGAGGGTGCTGGTAGGCGAGCTGAGGTCAAAGTTCGGTGGCTGGACCGACATGGTGGTATTGGGCGAGGACATGCCCGAGTCGGGTTGCTTGGTCTCCAGCTCAGCGGACGGATCCCGGGACAGCACGCGGTGCTCTACACTCTGAGCAGAAGGGGAGGCCGCGAGGACCAGCACACTCTGGGCCAGGGTCCTGCTCAGGCATGCTCTCACTCTGTGACCTCAGCCAAGGCGCTTCCCTTTCTGGGCTCTCCTCCCCATCACAAGAGGGTCTCTCAGGTTCTTCCCAGGCTAAAATTCAAGCCCTGCCCCCTGGCAGCAGGACCATGGGTTCCTGCGAAATTCCCAcccctgtccccttcctcctTGTGGTGGGGAGAGACTGACAGAAGAGGGGACCTGGGCTGGACCCCAAGGGAAGGACTGCCATGGCACCAGCCCTCTCCTTCCTTATGAATGGGCAGAGGGCCTGGGCTCCAGTGTATCtgtggggctggggctcaggcCCTGCAGCTGGTGAGAATACATgcagcagctgggggtgggggagggggtcagggcCCCCACAACTTGCAGGCAAGACTGATCCCCCATTACCTGGCCAACAACCACTGTCCCTCCTTGCCCAACTGAGGCAAATCCCAagaccagcccagcccctgcctcctgaAGGGGCCCTTGGGAaaagggtggggcctggggcagcccagcTGAGCTGCGTGGGCAGcctgaactcaggctgccaagCCTTCCATCCCCCACCACTGTCTGTGCCCCTGTCCACAGGCCTGACCCTCCTGGCATGGgagctggctggggtgggggccctgcttacattgcccatgcTGGCCCTGCTGCTGCAAGCCGGCTTGCTCGCTGCTCCTGCCCAggcctgctcctccctgccctgcgCCCCCTCCCTGCCTGAGAAGTGTCACAGGCCCCCTGGGAGTGCGAGGCAGGCCTGGCACCAGGTAACAGCTCAGCAGCCACGCTCATTGGCCCCGTAATTAGGGGCTCTGTGAGAGTGTTTGCCTTTTCTGGGCCAGCCTCCTTGGTGGCTTGGATCTGTCACTGCTGCAGCTGGGTCCCCCTGAGTGAGGGGGCCAGGGCCCCCACATCCTACCCAGCTCAGGGGGACCAGGCCCTGCTGCCTACCCCATGAGCCAAGGGGAGCCAACAGGAGCTGGGTTTGGGGCGGCAGCCTGAAGATGCTCTTTTCTTAGATGACAGCAGTAGGCACTGGGGGTGCCCAGCCCTGACCCCAGGGATAATGGAGGTTAGGGGCACGGGCTGTGCAGCCTGGGATGCTGGCTTCAAATTTCACCTCCTCCacctactagctatgtgaccttgggcaagtcacttatctTTTCTGCacctgagtttcttcatctgtaaatgaggaaacaCTACTGCCTGCCCCACTGGGTTgtgaaaaagatttgaaaagttaGTGAAGTGCCAGGGTATGTTAGCTAATAAATGCCATATGTGTCAACTATCAGTATTAATTTACTGTGAAGATGAACTAAGATTACACCATAGAGCACTAGGAAGGGGACCTGCCAGAGTCCGAACTCAAGGAATGGTGCTCGTTGCTTACTGCCAGCAGCTGCAGACACtgtcaggaggggctggggggctgaGGCTCTGTGCCACCCCCCACTGCACCCCCAAAACAGAATCACAGACTCTCTCAGTGGGAAGGAACCCACCTCTGGTGCAGAAATGCCCTTCACAGCATCCACCCCTGCTTGTATACCCTGGTGACAGGGCGCTCATTACATGTTGGACCACTACTCTCTCTGAGTGTCCCTTTCTGGGGGGAAAAGCCTCCTCGGGATCAGTGGCAGTCTCTGACTCCTGGGCCTTGTTGTACCCTTGATTCCCCAGAACAGGGTGCCCCCTATGCTTGCAGATAGGGCAGCCATGCTCTGGGTTGGGGGCCAGGCTGCCCCCTGAGCGGGTGCTTCTGAAGGTGCCTGTGAGGCCCaccccttttcctccctcctctccaaagCAGGCATTGCACCAGATGAAGCAGAGTCCTGGACTTGGAGCCACCCACACCTGAGCTCAAGTCCCGGTGGGTTACTATACAGCTGTGTaaccataataaaataatttagaaagaacaACACAAGTTTCCAGTTACAAAGCAGCCACAAAGTGAGCTAATACAGTGTAGTAGTCAAAAGAGGTGGCTCCGGGCCAGGCCACCCGGCTCCACCTtctaacagctgtgtgacctggggtccCCCTGAGACTCAGTTTACCCACCTTTGAAACGGGGACCCTAACACACTGCCTACCTGAGAAGGCGGTGGTgagttaaatgagctaatactGTGGGCTGTGAACGGGTCGACGAAGATGACTATTTCCATCGGTATGTAAGTGTCTTGTGATTTCTCCAGCCTTCTTTCTTATCAGGAGGAAGCTGGTCCTCCTTCCTTGACCTTTTTGCCTCCAGCCCCTCACTCCTCAATGATCAGTGGTTCTGGGCTGAGAGTTCATGTGGGGTAATGGTGTAGGGCTCTTACTCGCTGGGTAAGAGGCTTCAGGTccctgaacctcagcttccttcGTGGTAAAAGAGGTAACACCACCTCCCTCTCGGGGGAGCTGAGGGCGGGGGTGAGATGACGCCAGGAGCAGCGTCGGGGACGTACCAGGTTCTCCACGGTGCGCAGGTAGCGGGTGCAGTGGCTGTGGCCGTTGTAGTCCGAGAGGTCGGCGGCCGTGTACCCGTCGCGGTCGCGGACGTCCAGCTCCGCGCCGTTCACTACCAAGATCTGGCAGCACTGCGCGGGGCGCAGTGAGGACCCCCGGCCGCCAGCCTGGGCCCCCGCGCGCTGGGAGAACTGCACTGAGAGCGCggggccagcagagggcgcccgccccgcccgcccgcccggccccgcccccggccccgccctcaCCTCCAGCTCCCCATTCTCGGCGGCGTCATGCAGTGGGGTCCCGCCCCACAGGTCGGCGGAGATCTCGCCACCGTGCAGCAGGAGCCAGCTGAGCACTTTGGCGTGGCCGCGGCTCGCCGCGAAATGCATGGCCGTGGCGCCATCCTTGTCCCGCTCCGACAGGCTCACGTCTGTGCAGCTCACCTGGGCGGGAGGGGCCGGGGGAGAGACGGGTGGCTGGGCGCCGGGCCCCTTCTGGCCCCGCCCCCTTCCAGTGCAGGCCCCACCCCACCCGGACCCCGCCCCGTCCCGCCGCCTCCCCGAGCTCACCAGCCACACGATGACCGGGCTGTGGCCCATCTGCGCCGCAGCGTGCAGCGGGGTCATGCCGTCGTGGGCGCTCGCGTGCGGGTTCGCGCCGCACTCTTGCACCAGGTACTGCGTCACCTCCAGGTGGCCCTCCTGGCACGCCAGGTACAAGGGCGTGGCACCGTTCTTGGTTTGGGCATTCACTCCCCTGGAGAGACGCAGCAGCCACAGTGGGCTCTCAGTGCTGCGCCCTTCCAAAGCCTTCCTACTCCCCTCGCCTCCCTCCTTCTGGGGAGCTCTGGAGGGTTGGGAGGGTGGGTTGGAGAAGGCCTAGCTACCAGGCCCCGCTGTCCCTGACTCGCTCTGGACTCAGTCCTGCGCCAGTCTCCCTCAGGGGCAcccttctgtcttgctgcccctccccccgctcccgcccccacccccagcagcctcTTTTCCACAGTGCACATCTGAGTAAATAACCCACCATTTTACAAGGACGTGGTGACCTGGCCTCTCCCTACCTTTTCAGGCACACTGACCCACTGTCACTGTTAGTCCCCACACCTGCTGCCTGACCTCTATGCCTTTAATCATGTCCCCCCTCCATCTAGAACGCCCTTCCCTCTTCCACTCTTTAAGATTCAGTACAGATCCCTCCTCCATGAGGCCTTGCCTGGTTTCCCATGCCCCACCTTGCCCTGGGCTCACTCCATGGACCACCTGTTGTGCTTGGTTGACCATAACTGattctggcctctgcctcccccagAAGACTGAATTCTCAGAGGGCAGAGTGgtaggattgccagataaaacacaggatgcccagttaaatctggtgcatttgttaatttatctgaattttagataaacaatgaatCATTTTCTAGTATAAGTATGTTCCAAATATGGCATAGGACATACTTAaactaaaacattatttgttggggcctgccccgtggccgagtggttaagttcatgcgctctgctacggcggcccagggtttcgctggttcggatcctgggcgtggacatggcaccgttcatcaggccatgctgaggtggcgacccacaactaaaatatacaactatatactggggggatttggggagaaaaagcagaaagaaaaatacccaaccctccccccaaaaaacccattatttgttatctgaaattaaaattcagttggATATCCTGGTTGTTGTTACTCTGGCAAGCCTACATGTGGCCAccgtttactgagcacttcccGTGAGCTATGGTATCAGCGGGCAGGTTCTCATTGACCTCCCTTAGATCCTACtgtcattcccatttttcagagggGCGGTTGAGGCTCAGGGGcttgccaaaggtcacatagctggtcaGTGGCATTTGAGCACACATCTGTCTGTGTGATGGAGGGCTGGCATGCCAGGTCTTCACTCCCTGGGGCTTCCCTGGGGCCTAGTTTGCAATTGTCACTGCCTCTCATCCCTGTTCCCCAGCCCCCACAGAGGGGTGCTAACTGGGAACAGGTAACCAGCCCCATGAGGTGGAGTGCTGCTGGGAAATAGGGAAGCTGGTCTGGCCGCTGGCTGAGCCTTAGTTTTTCCGGCTTCACAATGGGTGTGGACAGCCTGGGGTGTAGTTACCAGAGTCGGGCACTAGGTGGAGCCACAATCTAGGCCCACACCCAGAAGCTGCCCACCCAGTCTAAGCTCAGGCTGGGGGCTGCGTCTCCCGGTGCTAGAtcagctctctgagccccaggaagTACAGTGCTTCATCCAACTTCACATCTTCTTATCCATCTGCCTCCCCCATCCATCCCCTCATGAGATCAATCACACGCTCCGCCCCATCCATCcgtgccctccctccctcacccatcCATTAACACCAGCACCAGGCCAcccactcctcctccctctgcccactcaCCTACCCTCTTGTCACCCCAGACATGACTTGGCCCCTCCCTCTCACACACCCCTTGGACACTCCCAGCTGACTTCTCCCTGGCCCTAAAACCCTGGGCTCTGTTCCCTTCCCTGACCCTTGACCGCAGGCTGCCTCCAGCCCCCACTGAGCACCCAGtccctgctctctccttcctcttgatGTGGGCACCCCCTCCCCAGAAGCACAGCTGCCATTTGCTGAGGCTGACACTGAGCCTGGCACTTCACGAATTTGGGGGGGAGCAGGGACCCTGAGGAGGGGGTAGGCTGTCCTCCGTTACCTGACCCATGTTTGGGTGCAGAGTGGTGCTCACGAGCCAGTGTTACCAACGCAGCACACGGCAGCAGACAGGGACCCACCCACACGCCTCTCCTCAGGAACACGCTGGCTTGAGGCCACCAGCTTCCACGCCCCAGTGCCAGCGTCGAgcccccccacccctaccccattCCCATTCACATGCTGGTGCGTCAGTAACAGCCTGTTTAATATTTCATGACCAATACTCAGTGGCCTGAATTATTCACTCCGTAACCAAGGCACAGCGAGTTCTGGGGTCCTGGGGATCAGATGCTGGAGGGGGCCACTACCCAGGGCCCACTGGGCTCTCTCTGGGGAGGCCTGAGGCAAAGTACACAGCTCAAGGTGCCAGATCTGCTGGGagctctgccctcccagccctcaCACTTGGCAGGTATCCGTGACCCAGGGCCCAGCCAGCCTAAGAAGGTCTGAGaagctggcacagagcaggaccCCAGCAGGAGGCGGCAGTCATGCCCACAGCCACCTGCCAGGCCACTCACAGACTGGCACTCCCAGCTGGAGTCCCTGGTACAGGGtaagccctcagtaaatgttCGAGCTTATCACCATTACTGTTAGTATTTCAGCCTCTGCACTCATGGCCCCCATTCTGGAGTCACAGCCTCTTCCCCCAAGACATGGGGAAGATATGCTGATGGGCTGGGGTTGGAAAGGGGGTCCAGGCCTCATTACCCTGGAGGCAAGAAGGATGAGCACCCTCACATGTACTGgcgaaaattataaaaata
This genomic window contains:
- the ESPN gene encoding espin isoform X2, with translation MALERALQAARLGELDVLKSLQGAGLLGPSLRDPLDALPVHHAARAGKLHCLRFLVEEAALPATARARNGATPAHDAAATGHLACLQWLLSQGGCRVQDKDNSGATVLHLAARFGHPEVVDWLLHHGSGDPTVATDMGALPIHYAAAKGDFPSLRLLIRHYPEGVNAQTKNGATPLYLACQEGHLEVTQYLVQECGANPHASAHDGMTPLHAAAQMGHSPVIVWLVSCTDVSLSERDKDGATAMHFAASRGHAKVLSWLLLHGGEISADLWGGTPLHDAAENGELECCQILVVNGAELDVRDRDGYTAADLSDYNGHSHCTRYLRTVENLSVEHRVLSRDPSAELETKQPDSGMSSPNTTMSVQPPNFDLSSPTSTLSNYDSCSSSHSSMKGQRRPLRGLPSARAADIQSYMDMLSPELGLPRDKMERSTPPPPSFPPPPPPPGTQLPPPPPGYPAPKPPVGLQAADIYMQTKNKLRHVGTEPFKKELSSRDGHNGLRRQDSSRKPRAFSKQPSTGDYYRQLGRCPGEPPAARPGMAHSEEVRARQPAPAGRPGPGGAARFSLAGPSAPPQAALLPGNHVHNGCAADPKASRDLPPPPPPPPPLPEALSSAPPAPPLPFEGAGPGCGQRRSSSSTGSTKSFNMMSPTGDNSELLAEIKAGKSLKPTPQSKGLTTVFSGSGQPASQPDSPLLPASPAPSRARSPTPPVAGPQPLLNGSVAPAPPATPAPGVQLDVEALIPTHDEQGRPIPEWKRQVMVRKLQLKMQEEEEQRRKEEEEEARLASMPAWRRDILRKKLEEEREQKRKEEERQKQEKMQREKEQSEKLRTLGYDETKLAPWQRQIILKKGDIAKY